From Methanoculleus oceani, a single genomic window includes:
- a CDS encoding V-type ATP synthase subunit C — MAPCGVISPSCIYACTRFRVRRTTLLPREEYLRIMRMSIPGVVAHLGRREDYGQDIMDLAHDFSGAQLIEEVVNRNLAQSFRHAMAIATGDLQTLTGEYLNRWDIANVMAILRGTAHDIPRRQIRDLLVPAGEIDSALLDRLLDFTTCGEAIEALQGWRLYPVLAEYYRVCGEPGAFARIENELYRQYYADLLDLGTSGCSGCRELIAYLRFEIDITNMRNLIRLHCAEEACDIAVIERTMIPGGRIPIGIFRHLYGIDTEGEFVSVFLETDIVPVLTQAVRELRQDPDFSSVDAAELVWQRWHQRRRPVHEVEMAVTRVRLHQLESLSRRHPFSVLPVLAYLERKKYEVFNLRAIARGKAFGLPPERIWQYIVL, encoded by the coding sequence ATGGCCCCGTGCGGCGTGATCTCCCCCTCGTGCATCTATGCCTGCACCCGGTTCCGGGTCCGGAGAACCACGCTCCTCCCCCGTGAAGAGTACCTGCGCATCATGCGGATGAGCATACCCGGGGTCGTCGCCCACCTCGGCCGGCGGGAAGATTACGGGCAGGATATCATGGACCTCGCGCACGACTTCTCCGGTGCCCAACTCATCGAAGAGGTGGTGAACCGTAACCTGGCGCAGTCGTTCCGGCACGCCATGGCGATCGCCACGGGCGACCTCCAGACCCTGACCGGGGAATATCTCAACCGGTGGGACATCGCAAACGTCATGGCGATCCTGCGGGGCACGGCCCACGACATACCCCGGCGACAGATCCGCGACCTCCTCGTCCCGGCGGGCGAGATCGACAGCGCGCTCCTCGACCGCCTCCTCGACTTCACGACCTGCGGCGAGGCTATCGAGGCCCTCCAGGGCTGGCGGCTCTACCCGGTCCTTGCAGAATACTACCGGGTCTGCGGGGAGCCGGGTGCCTTTGCCCGGATCGAGAACGAACTCTACCGGCAGTATTACGCCGACCTGCTCGACCTCGGCACATCCGGGTGCAGCGGGTGCCGGGAGTTGATCGCCTACCTCCGGTTCGAGATCGACATCACCAACATGAGGAACCTCATCAGGCTCCACTGCGCAGAAGAGGCGTGCGATATCGCGGTCATCGAACGGACGATGATCCCGGGCGGCCGTATCCCCATCGGCATCTTCCGGCATCTCTACGGCATCGATACCGAGGGGGAGTTCGTCAGCGTCTTCCTTGAGACCGATATCGTCCCGGTTCTGACCCAGGCGGTGCGCGAACTCCGGCAGGACCCGGACTTCTCGAGCGTCGACGCCGCAGAACTGGTCTGGCAGCGGTGGCACCAGCGCCGGCGGCCCGTTCACGAAGTCGAGATGGCGGTCACCCGCGTCAGGCTCCACCAGCTGGAGTCCCTCTCCCGGCGTCATCCGTTCTCGGTCCTGCCGGTGCTTGCGTACCTCGAGCGGAAGAAGTACGAGGTCTTCAACCTGCGGGCAATCGCACGGGGAAAAGCATTCGGTCTGCCGCCCGAGCGAATATGGCAGTATATCGTCCTGTAG
- the mtrA gene encoding tetrahydromethanopterin S-methyltransferase subunit A: protein MVEKKSPASGWPIAQGDFHTGDAQSCVGVVTMGSHLDEQGICNAGAAIAGSCKTENLGIEKIIANVISNPNIRFILCCGTEVKGHLSGQSFIALHAGGVSGGKIVGAQGAIPFIENLSDDAIKRFQDQIEMVNIMESEDMGTIKAKIDELKARDPGAFGAEPMIVEVKEAGGAGVEVAAAGANPQFLEIEERLNAIEERIEFVDAEIAQRVGRKVGRDIGILYGLVAGLIVFMMLLVLLPKLIGYL, encoded by the coding sequence ATGGTTGAGAAGAAATCACCGGCCAGTGGATGGCCGATTGCCCAGGGAGACTTTCACACGGGAGATGCACAGAGCTGCGTCGGCGTCGTCACCATGGGATCCCACCTCGATGAGCAGGGCATCTGCAACGCCGGAGCGGCAATCGCCGGGTCCTGTAAGACCGAGAACCTCGGTATCGAGAAGATCATCGCGAACGTCATCTCCAACCCCAACATCAGGTTCATCCTCTGCTGTGGTACGGAGGTCAAGGGGCATCTCTCCGGTCAGAGCTTCATCGCTCTGCATGCCGGCGGAGTCTCCGGCGGTAAGATCGTCGGAGCCCAGGGAGCCATCCCGTTCATCGAGAACCTCTCCGACGATGCGATCAAGCGCTTCCAGGACCAGATCGAGATGGTCAACATCATGGAAAGCGAAGACATGGGGACCATCAAGGCCAAGATCGACGAGCTCAAGGCCAGAGATCCCGGTGCCTTCGGCGCAGAACCCATGATCGTCGAGGTCAAGGAAGCGGGCGGTGCCGGCGTGGAAGTTGCCGCTGCAGGCGCAAACCCGCAGTTCCTTGAGATCGAGGAGCGGCTCAACGCTATCGAGGAGAGGATAGAGTTCGTCGATGCAGAGATAGCCCAGCGCGTCGGAAGAAAAGTCGGGCGCGATATCGGCATCCTGTACGGACTGGTCGCAGGTTTGATTGTATTCATGATGTTGTTGGTATTACTGCCCAAATTGATTGGGTACCTGTAA
- the mtrA gene encoding tetrahydromethanopterin S-methyltransferase subunit A: MVEKKSPASGWPIAQGDFHTGDAQSCVGVVTMGSHLDEQGICNAGAAIAGSCKTENLGIEKIIANVISNPNIRFILCCGTEVKGHLSGQSFIALHAGGVSGGKIVGAQGAIPFIENLSDDAIKRFQDQIEMVNIMESEDMGTIKAKIDELKARDPGAFGAEPMIVEVKEAGGAAEEVTGEVQPLSGELALIHARMKVIERMVTDIGYRNKFAAGVYSGKIEGLMIGLIVSFVILGFILLG; the protein is encoded by the coding sequence ATGGTTGAGAAGAAATCACCGGCCAGTGGATGGCCGATTGCTCAGGGCGACTTCCACACAGGCGATGCACAGAGCTGCGTCGGCGTCGTCACCATGGGATCCCACCTCGACGAGCAGGGCATCTGCAACGCCGGAGCGGCAATCGCCGGGTCCTGTAAGACCGAGAACCTCGGTATCGAGAAGATCATCGCGAACGTCATCTCCAACCCCAACATCAGGTTCATCCTCTGCTGTGGTACGGAGGTCAAGGGGCATCTCTCCGGTCAGAGCTTCATCGCTCTGCATGCCGGCGGAGTCTCCGGCGGTAAGATCGTCGGAGCCCAGGGAGCCATCCCGTTCATCGAGAACCTCTCCGACGATGCGATCAAGCGCTTCCAGGACCAGATCGAGATGGTCAACATCATGGAAAGCGAAGACATGGGGACCATCAAGGCCAAGATCGACGAGCTCAAGGCCAGAGATCCCGGTGCCTTCGGCGCAGAACCCATGATCGTCGAGGTCAAGGAAGCAGGCGGTGCGGCAGAGGAAGTGACCGGCGAAGTACAGCCGCTCTCTGGCGAACTGGCACTGATACACGCACGGATGAAGGTCATCGAGCGGATGGTCACCGACATCGGTTACCGCAACAAGTTTGCCGCCGGTGTTTACTCGGGCAAGATCGAGGGCCTCATGATCGGCCTGATCGTCTCGTTCGTGATCCTGGGGTTCATCCTGCTGGGGTGA
- a CDS encoding GyrI-like domain-containing protein — protein sequence MPRVSNIDILRKREQPTLSIRTRTKVEDLPVLIGESYGKMAVYLKELGEFLSDVPYVAYHNMDMQNLDVEIGFPVSKALPEKGEIQSDSIPEGNVVFCMYRGPYREMVSTYNEMANWIEENGLKPVGTVYECYYNGPEYPESELLTMIVMPITLASG from the coding sequence ATGCCGAGAGTATCGAACATCGATATTTTACGAAAAAGAGAGCAGCCCACCCTATCGATCCGCACCAGAACAAAAGTCGAAGATTTACCCGTGCTGATCGGCGAGAGTTACGGCAAAATGGCTGTTTATCTGAAGGAACTGGGGGAATTTCTCTCAGACGTTCCGTACGTGGCTTATCACAACATGGATATGCAGAATCTTGATGTGGAGATAGGGTTTCCCGTATCGAAGGCACTGCCGGAGAAGGGAGAGATTCAATCGGACTCTATTCCAGAAGGCAACGTTGTCTTCTGCATGTATCGCGGCCCATACAGAGAAATGGTGTCGACATACAACGAGATGGCAAACTGGATAGAGGAAAACGGGCTTAAGCCTGTCGGCACCGTTTACGAATGCTACTACAACGGGCCCGAGTATCCGGAGAGCGAACTGTTGACGATGATTGTCATGCCGATAACATTGGCCTCCGGGTAA
- a CDS encoding histone deacetylase family protein yields MPYSVVTGDLFSAHDDPGHPESQARLEAALAGVPADARRIAPARATPGDLARVHTHRHIEAVRSFCMRCPPGRACYLDPDTYVTRQSFDAALYAAGAAWQAVERALDGEHCLAMVRPPGHHAVPDRAMGFCLFNNVAVATARALGEVDRVAIVDWDLHHGNGTQATFYTSDRVLYCSVHQAGIFPGTGWPDERGAGPGVGYTINAPLASGSTGADYALVFEEVFVPTIRRFKPDLVVVSAGQDALFDDPLGSMRLRPDDFGALTGMLAAASPAALALVLEGGYGRSHAKAVGAIVAALDGARLTSGGGEAKASTRLLVEAYAGGRHAVLP; encoded by the coding sequence ATGCCGTACTCGGTCGTCACGGGGGATCTCTTTTCGGCCCACGATGATCCCGGCCACCCCGAGTCGCAGGCACGTCTCGAGGCCGCCCTTGCCGGGGTCCCCGCCGATGCCCGCCGCATCGCCCCGGCGAGAGCGACGCCAGGAGACCTGGCACGGGTGCATACGCACCGGCACATTGAGGCCGTCCGCTCGTTCTGCATGAGGTGTCCCCCCGGCCGTGCCTGCTACCTCGACCCCGATACGTACGTCACCCGGCAGTCGTTCGATGCGGCGCTATACGCTGCGGGAGCCGCATGGCAGGCGGTGGAGCGGGCGCTCGACGGCGAGCACTGTTTGGCCATGGTCCGTCCCCCGGGGCACCATGCCGTGCCGGACCGGGCCATGGGGTTCTGCCTCTTCAACAACGTTGCCGTCGCCACGGCCCGGGCGCTTGGCGAGGTCGACCGGGTTGCGATCGTGGATTGGGACCTGCACCATGGGAACGGGACGCAGGCGACGTTCTACACGTCGGACCGGGTGCTCTACTGCTCGGTCCACCAGGCGGGAATCTTCCCCGGGACCGGGTGGCCGGATGAGCGGGGTGCCGGCCCGGGTGTCGGGTATACCATCAATGCGCCCCTCGCGTCCGGCTCGACCGGCGCCGACTACGCCCTGGTCTTTGAGGAGGTCTTCGTCCCGACGATCCGGCGCTTCAAGCCGGACCTGGTTGTGGTATCCGCAGGCCAGGATGCACTCTTCGACGACCCGCTCGGTTCGATGCGGCTTCGGCCGGACGACTTCGGAGCCCTGACGGGGATGCTCGCGGCCGCGAGTCCTGCGGCTCTCGCCCTCGTGCTCGAAGGAGGTTACGGGCGGTCGCACGCAAAAGCCGTCGGGGCGATCGTTGCCGCCCTGGACGGGGCACGCCTCACGTCCGGAGGCGGTGAGGCGAAGGCAAGCACCCGGCTGCTCGTGGAAGCATATGCCGGCGGCAGGCATGCCGTCCTCCCGTGA
- a CDS encoding V-type ATP synthase subunit D, with the protein MPVDDIKPTRFGLLLVRRRMALAERVHRLLKMKLDGMMLELVRLTDRAARERRVLEEKYTGAREMVAVAAMMEGATGVLLAALSVETNPSYTTGHKNVFGVRLPELEPVMVKKTLDQRGYGILGTSSVIDDAADAYEDLLTAIIASAELEGGVRRLLDDIERTRRRVNALEFRIIPELTQARRLIEDQRDEMERQEWTRLRRIKKIKAKRAGKP; encoded by the coding sequence ATGCCGGTCGACGACATCAAACCCACCCGGTTCGGCCTCCTGCTCGTCAGGCGGCGGATGGCGCTCGCTGAGCGGGTACACCGACTCCTTAAGATGAAACTGGACGGTATGATGCTGGAACTGGTCAGGCTCACCGACCGGGCCGCCAGAGAGCGCCGGGTACTTGAAGAGAAGTACACCGGAGCACGGGAGATGGTGGCAGTCGCCGCCATGATGGAAGGGGCTACGGGAGTGCTCCTTGCAGCGCTCTCGGTGGAGACCAACCCCTCCTACACGACCGGGCACAAGAACGTTTTCGGGGTGCGGCTCCCGGAGCTCGAACCGGTGATGGTGAAGAAGACGCTCGATCAGAGGGGTTACGGTATCCTCGGGACTTCATCGGTCATCGATGACGCCGCCGACGCCTACGAGGATCTCCTTACGGCGATAATCGCAAGCGCCGAACTCGAGGGGGGAGTCAGGCGGCTGCTCGACGATATCGAACGGACCCGGCGGCGTGTGAACGCGCTGGAGTTCAGGATAATCCCGGAGCTTACACAGGCGCGCCGGCTCATCGAGGATCAGCGCGACGAGATGGAGCGGCAGGAGTGGACACGGCTCCGGCGTATAAAAAAGATAAAGGCAAAGAGGGCAGGGAAACCCTAG
- the mtrH gene encoding tetrahydromethanopterin S-methyltransferase subunit H: MFKFEKEQTVHDFNGTMIGGQPGEYPTVLGASIFYNKHEVVLDDHTGKIDKPKAEGLWNRCQELSDITGIPHFIQIIGEYGEAFESYIDWFCSIDDKTAFLMDSSVPAALAHACEYVTQSGTADRAIYNSINGSIGPENIEALAKSDVNAAIVLAFNPADPSVAGREKVLVEGGVAGQEMGMLEIAEKCGITRPILDTAATPLGLGSGGSYREILACKAIHGLPTGGAYHNMTVSWTWLKRWKGTKKVPSQQLAGLEGKDALIEQLTHHYLGGVDGMRQAAWSAPDIGCNMIASTLGADLIMYGPIENVEAMITAQAYTDIVVLEAARDFGVEPKVDTHPLFKLV, encoded by the coding sequence ATGTTCAAATTCGAAAAAGAGCAGACGGTACACGACTTCAACGGTACCATGATCGGCGGGCAGCCTGGAGAGTACCCGACCGTGCTCGGTGCATCCATCTTCTACAACAAGCACGAAGTAGTTCTGGATGACCACACCGGAAAGATTGACAAACCAAAGGCAGAGGGACTCTGGAACCGCTGCCAGGAACTCTCGGATATCACCGGCATTCCGCACTTCATCCAGATCATCGGAGAGTACGGCGAGGCCTTCGAGAGCTACATCGACTGGTTCTGCAGCATCGATGATAAGACCGCGTTCCTGATGGACTCGTCCGTCCCGGCGGCGCTCGCCCATGCGTGCGAGTACGTCACCCAGTCGGGCACCGCCGACCGTGCGATCTACAACTCGATCAACGGTTCGATCGGACCGGAGAACATCGAGGCGCTGGCCAAGAGCGATGTGAACGCAGCCATCGTCCTCGCCTTCAACCCCGCCGACCCGTCGGTCGCCGGCCGTGAGAAGGTTCTGGTCGAGGGCGGTGTCGCCGGACAGGAGATGGGTATGCTCGAGATCGCGGAGAAGTGCGGCATCACCCGCCCGATCCTCGATACCGCAGCAACCCCGCTCGGTCTCGGCTCCGGCGGTTCATATCGTGAGATCCTCGCCTGCAAGGCGATTCACGGTCTGCCGACCGGTGGTGCTTACCACAACATGACCGTCTCCTGGACCTGGCTGAAGCGGTGGAAGGGAACGAAGAAAGTCCCCTCACAGCAGCTGGCCGGCCTCGAGGGCAAAGATGCCCTTATCGAGCAGCTCACCCACCACTACCTCGGTGGCGTGGATGGAATGCGCCAGGCAGCCTGGTCTGCACCCGATATCGGCTGCAACATGATTGCAAGCACGCTCGGTGCCGACCTGATCATGTACGGCCCGATCGAGAATGTCGAGGCGATGATCACCGCACAGGCCTACACCGACATCGTTGTGCTGGAAGCGGCACGCGACTTCGGTGTCGAGCCCAAGGTCGACACTCACCCGCTCTTCAAACTCGTCTAA
- a CDS encoding EF-Tu/IF-2/RF-3 family GTPase, giving the protein MGNLNVAVLGPAGYAKDLGKKGTESDITFYNLKKGDDTVTIIEPTRYPERLAPLFYAASMADAVLIVVSEITPTFGEWVLMLDEVGVKQGYIVLQNYVTPDEVAPLLRGTVLERYEFVDVDPIALRDRLLREAHARPSVPPGAGAVGTIPIDHHFNVRGIGTVILGGVVRGGIRKHDSLKVYPGEQAITVRSIQKHDDDFDWAAEGDRVGLALKNIESDDLDRGFVLSDDPALRTGINLEARATLVRYWPAPLTVGTVLHLGHWMQFIPARVEAVRDDGNWRQPTLTLALEKDLVYLPGDTAVLHYLEGGKLRIAGHIELS; this is encoded by the coding sequence ATGGGCAATCTGAATGTTGCCGTGCTGGGACCCGCCGGTTATGCAAAGGACCTCGGGAAGAAGGGCACGGAATCCGATATCACCTTCTATAACCTGAAGAAGGGCGACGATACCGTCACCATCATCGAACCGACACGGTATCCCGAGCGGCTGGCCCCGCTCTTTTATGCCGCATCGATGGCGGATGCGGTTCTCATCGTGGTGAGCGAGATCACCCCGACGTTCGGGGAGTGGGTGCTGATGCTCGACGAGGTCGGGGTGAAGCAGGGCTACATCGTCCTCCAGAACTACGTAACCCCCGATGAGGTCGCGCCGCTCCTGCGCGGGACGGTGCTCGAGCGCTATGAGTTCGTAGACGTCGACCCGATCGCGCTGCGCGACCGTCTGCTTCGCGAGGCGCACGCACGCCCCTCCGTCCCGCCCGGCGCCGGTGCCGTGGGAACGATCCCCATCGATCACCACTTCAACGTTCGCGGCATCGGGACGGTCATCCTCGGCGGCGTGGTGCGCGGCGGTATCAGGAAACACGATTCCCTGAAGGTCTACCCGGGAGAGCAGGCGATCACGGTACGGTCCATCCAGAAGCACGACGACGACTTCGACTGGGCCGCCGAGGGCGACCGTGTGGGGCTCGCGCTCAAGAACATTGAGTCCGACGACCTCGACCGCGGGTTTGTCCTCTCAGACGATCCCGCGCTCCGGACCGGTATAAACCTCGAGGCACGGGCGACCCTGGTCAGGTACTGGCCGGCGCCGCTCACGGTGGGGACGGTCCTCCACCTCGGCCACTGGATGCAGTTCATCCCGGCGCGGGTGGAAGCGGTGCGGGACGACGGGAACTGGCGGCAACCGACGCTCACGCTTGCGCTGGAGAAAGACCTCGTCTACCTCCCCGGCGACACGGCAGTGCTCCACTACCTCGAGGGCGGGAAACTCCGGATCGCCGGGCATATCGAACTGTCCTGA
- a CDS encoding DUF106 domain-containing protein produces the protein MVDLKKHGPTIALIFTMLVMLSYSVEWIRVTVGSAMNVVLGPFIDTFGVPFFVMIMILSGMTGLYSSLVQKYTIDYEKMQETQAKMKVFQKEFREAQLSGDEKRVKKLQGKQERMMQDQLDISRQQFTPMAIILVLSVPIFFWLLLRLPEVGAQTTFATGIVMPFLGAVTLSSFAFWIVPAWILWYMLCSLTISQVIRKALNIGGL, from the coding sequence ATGGTGGACCTGAAGAAGCACGGCCCGACGATCGCCCTCATCTTTACCATGCTCGTGATGCTCTCGTACAGCGTCGAGTGGATACGGGTGACGGTCGGTTCGGCGATGAATGTAGTGCTGGGCCCCTTCATCGATACCTTCGGCGTGCCGTTTTTCGTCATGATCATGATCCTCTCCGGCATGACGGGACTGTACTCGTCGCTTGTCCAGAAGTACACCATCGACTACGAGAAGATGCAGGAGACGCAGGCGAAGATGAAGGTCTTCCAGAAGGAGTTCCGGGAGGCCCAGCTCTCCGGAGATGAAAAGCGGGTCAAAAAGCTCCAGGGGAAGCAGGAGCGGATGATGCAGGACCAGCTCGACATCTCCCGGCAGCAGTTTACCCCGATGGCGATCATCCTGGTACTGTCCGTGCCGATCTTCTTCTGGCTCCTCCTGCGGCTTCCGGAGGTCGGCGCGCAGACCACCTTTGCGACCGGCATCGTGATGCCCTTCCTCGGGGCCGTCACCCTCTCGAGCTTTGCGTTCTGGATTGTCCCTGCATGGATCCTCTGGTACATGCTCTGCTCGCTGACCATCAGCCAGGTGATCCGGAAGGCCCTCAACATCGGAGGGCTCTGA
- a CDS encoding energy-coupling factor transporter transmembrane component T family protein, producing MPEIMQYVTRESAFHRLHPLTKLIFAVVVVALAVLTSDIVMLAALAGAVVAVAIASGLARDLLRQVPLLLSLSVSLLALTILTIRSGETLCYLVPASVPVIGGAFPVTVGAIDLALAMSLRFAAMLFAFQLLIISTQPRDLVHVMDRLRMPVDYTLMFLIALRFIPSLQLEGKRIHEAQLARAYNPGKGLAGKIRGLFPIIIPLVSNSLGKATVLGLTIDLRGYRSGRRTPMRDLAPGRADVAGICCMGLLVAGYLAVLIV from the coding sequence ATGCCTGAAATTATGCAGTACGTTACCCGGGAGAGCGCCTTTCACCGCCTCCACCCGCTCACCAAACTGATCTTTGCCGTCGTCGTCGTGGCCCTTGCGGTGCTGACGAGCGATATCGTGATGCTTGCGGCCCTTGCGGGGGCGGTCGTAGCCGTGGCGATAGCGAGTGGGCTCGCCCGCGACCTCCTCCGCCAGGTTCCGCTGCTGCTCTCGCTCTCGGTGAGCCTGCTCGCCCTCACCATCCTCACCATCCGGAGCGGGGAGACCCTCTGCTACCTGGTCCCGGCGTCGGTCCCGGTCATCGGCGGGGCTTTCCCCGTCACGGTGGGGGCGATCGACCTTGCGCTCGCGATGTCGCTCCGGTTCGCGGCGATGCTCTTTGCATTCCAGCTCCTGATCATATCCACCCAGCCGCGCGACCTCGTCCACGTCATGGACCGCCTCAGGATGCCGGTCGACTACACGCTCATGTTCCTGATTGCGCTCCGTTTCATCCCGAGCCTGCAGCTCGAAGGGAAGCGGATCCACGAGGCGCAGCTTGCCCGTGCCTACAACCCGGGAAAAGGCCTTGCCGGGAAGATAAGGGGGCTTTTCCCCATCATCATCCCGCTGGTCTCAAACTCCCTCGGGAAAGCCACGGTTCTTGGGCTGACAATCGATCTGAGGGGCTACCGTTCCGGCAGGCGGACGCCGATGCGGGACCTCGCCCCGGGCAGGGCCGACGTCGCCGGAATCTGCTGCATGGGCCTTCTCGTCGCAGGGTATTTGGCCGTTCTGATCGTATAA
- a CDS encoding ABC transporter ATP-binding protein translates to MNPEGGRESALSLEGVSYIYPGSGTPALDRISLEIKKGEIVFVTGPTGAGKTTLCLAASGILHHEYGGTLEGAITILEKSVRDYRSMGEIGRHVGVVFDDADAQLIFTTVEEEVASGLENLGISREEMRQRLREVMEATGIADLADRAPHTLSGGQKQRVAIAATLALGTEILVLDEPTAELDAEATGAVSALLRRLSGEGTAVLIVEQKLGELAVIADRMVLVEDGAIVAEGSPAQMLQDDLLQQPEGGGICPPAPAAAPGGEAPPIISVRGLVHRYDGVMAIGGLDLEVAPGEIVAVVGENGSGKTTLVKHFNGLLRPTEGSVSVDGLDAATVPIAELARHVGLVFQNPDTMLFAETVEDEVAFGLGNIGADDPGQSVDEALREVGLLHRKAAYPRSLSRGERQRLAIACVIAMKPNVIVLDEPTTGLDARESGRVMEILGRLRQDGHTIVMVTHDMRLGAEYADRIVRMEQGKIIRDARTYEEEPCLKLCSTLPGRAPFTASTRSPN, encoded by the coding sequence ATGAATCCTGAGGGCGGCCGGGAGTCCGCCCTCTCTCTGGAGGGCGTCTCCTATATATACCCCGGGTCCGGGACACCGGCACTCGACCGGATCAGCCTTGAGATCAAGAAGGGGGAGATCGTCTTCGTCACCGGCCCTACCGGGGCCGGGAAGACAACCCTCTGTCTTGCTGCGTCCGGTATCCTCCACCACGAGTACGGCGGCACGCTCGAGGGGGCGATCACCATCCTCGAAAAGAGCGTCCGGGACTACCGGAGCATGGGCGAGATCGGCCGGCACGTCGGGGTGGTCTTCGACGACGCCGACGCCCAGCTCATCTTCACGACCGTCGAGGAGGAGGTGGCCTCCGGGCTTGAGAACCTCGGGATCTCCCGGGAGGAGATGCGGCAGAGGCTCCGGGAAGTGATGGAGGCGACCGGGATCGCCGACCTCGCCGACCGGGCACCGCACACCCTCTCCGGGGGGCAGAAACAGCGGGTCGCCATCGCCGCAACCCTTGCCCTGGGCACAGAGATCCTCGTCCTGGACGAACCGACCGCCGAACTGGATGCGGAAGCGACCGGTGCGGTATCCGCCCTTCTCCGGCGGCTCTCGGGCGAGGGTACGGCCGTGCTCATCGTCGAGCAGAAACTCGGCGAGCTCGCCGTCATCGCGGACCGGATGGTCCTCGTCGAAGACGGGGCGATCGTTGCGGAAGGCTCCCCCGCGCAGATGCTGCAGGATGACCTCCTGCAGCAGCCGGAGGGCGGCGGCATCTGCCCCCCCGCTCCGGCGGCAGCCCCCGGGGGAGAGGCACCCCCGATCATATCGGTTCGGGGGCTCGTCCACCGCTACGACGGCGTCATGGCCATCGGGGGTCTCGACCTCGAGGTCGCCCCGGGTGAGATCGTGGCCGTGGTCGGGGAGAACGGGTCCGGGAAGACGACGCTCGTCAAGCACTTCAACGGGCTGCTCCGCCCGACCGAAGGCAGCGTCTCCGTCGACGGACTCGACGCCGCGACCGTCCCGATAGCGGAACTCGCACGCCACGTGGGTCTCGTCTTCCAGAACCCGGACACCATGCTCTTTGCAGAGACCGTGGAGGACGAAGTGGCGTTCGGTCTCGGGAACATCGGCGCAGACGATCCGGGGCAGTCGGTCGACGAGGCCCTTCGCGAGGTCGGTCTCCTTCACCGGAAGGCGGCCTACCCGCGTTCGCTCTCGCGGGGCGAGCGGCAACGTCTGGCTATCGCCTGCGTCATCGCCATGAAACCGAACGTGATCGTGCTCGACGAGCCTACGACCGGGCTCGACGCCCGGGAGTCCGGGCGGGTCATGGAGATCCTCGGGCGCCTGCGGCAGGACGGCCACACGATCGTCATGGTGACGCACGATATGCGTCTCGGGGCGGAGTATGCGGATCGCATCGTCCGGATGGAGCAGGGAAAGATCATTCGTGACGCGAGAACCTATGAGGAGGAACCATGCCTGAAATTATGCAGTACGTTACCCGGGAGAGCGCCTTTCACCGCCTCCACCCGCTCACCAAACTGA
- the cmk gene encoding (d)CMP kinase, whose translation MRITISGPPGSGTTSLARYLAGKYGLDLISAGEVFRQLAREHGMDLAEFGRFAENDPSVDRMIDARQKEIGEGAEDIIVEGRLSGRMIGNADLRIWLAASLSCRAKRIAGRDGMDEEGARVYTENRQRSEATRYRNYYGIEIDDLSAYDIVLSSETFGVDALGAIVDTAIACLRQQQADAL comes from the coding sequence ATGCGGATCACCATCAGCGGACCGCCGGGGAGCGGCACCACATCGCTCGCCCGGTATCTCGCCGGGAAGTACGGGCTCGACCTCATCTCCGCGGGAGAGGTCTTCCGCCAGCTCGCCCGGGAGCACGGCATGGACCTCGCCGAGTTCGGAAGATTCGCGGAGAACGATCCTTCGGTCGACCGGATGATCGATGCCCGCCAGAAAGAGATCGGCGAGGGCGCCGAAGACATCATCGTCGAGGGCAGGCTATCGGGCCGGATGATCGGGAACGCCGATCTCCGGATCTGGCTCGCCGCATCGCTCTCCTGCCGGGCAAAGCGAATCGCAGGCCGCGACGGGATGGACGAAGAAGGCGCCCGGGTCTACACCGAGAACCGGCAGCGCTCGGAAGCCACCCGTTACCGGAACTACTATGGTATCGAGATCGACGACCTCTCGGCGTATGACATCGTCCTCTCGTCCGAGACCTTCGGCGTGGACGCCCTCGGCGCGATCGTGGATACCGCAATCGCGTGCCTGCGCCAGCAGCAGGCCGACGCCCTCTAG
- a CDS encoding tetrahydromethanopterin S-methyltransferase subunit F, whose translation MAEEVTQAGPIRMTSINRMMGAIRYKAQILARTTKLESGIMGMGIVGFAVGLGIIMLFILVPALMLGAI comes from the coding sequence ATGGCAGAAGAAGTTACACAGGCAGGCCCCATCCGGATGACCTCGATCAACAGAATGATGGGCGCCATCCGGTACAAGGCACAGATCCTTGCCCGCACGACAAAACTCGAGTCAGGCATCATGGGCATGGGCATCGTCGGGTTCGCAGTCGGGCTCGGCATCATCATGCTCTTCATCCTGGTTCCGGCACTGATGCTGGGGGCGATCTAA